Genomic segment of Chloracidobacterium sp. N:
GCTGCGCCGTCCGACATGCTCCAGCGGGTCGGGCTGCGGGCCGGGCAGTCGGTGCTGGTCTATTACGGCATCAGTGAAGACATCGTGGATGAGACCGGCATCGAGATCATCGAGGCCGTCCGGGAGTCCCATGCGCGGGTCGTCGTGGCGACGCAGACGGATGCCCAAAAGGAATTCGTCGCCAGCCTGGGCTTTGGCGATGCCGTCCGGGGACTGGTCAGCATCGAGGACCTGCGGCGGCGCTACGGTGCAGACTTCGTCTGGCCGACCACGATGCCGGCCTTTCCCGACCCCAAGGCCGACACCGAGTCCTTCAAGGAAGCCGTTCGCCTGTTCACTGAAATCAACTTCAAACCCTTTGCCGCAGCCGTGGGACGGTTGCTGGCCGCGCCGGACAACCCCCGTGGCTACCCGGACATGATTTTTGAACGCGCCGGACAGGACACGCTGGGCATCAGCACGACCCTGGTCAAGCCCTACACCGGGCGCGTCATCTATGCCGAGGACATGTCCGGGCGGCGCTACAGTTTCTATGCGCCGCAGGTCTGGATGCGGCAGCGCCGGATTGACATGCCGACGGCCAACATCTGGGGAACGCACCTCAACAACGCCTACGAGATTGTGGCGATGAACGATGCCGTAGCGGCCGGGTTGCTGGAAGTGACTCCGCCGGTCGTCGTCGGGTGGGCCGACCTGCCGGAAGCGCATCAGGCGATGTGGGACAACCGCCACGCTGGGGCGACTTACGTCGTCAACCATGCGCTGCCCCGGTTGGGACTGAAAAACAGGACTGAGTTGTTCGAGGCCTGGGCGGCGCAGTCGGCAGACGCAACAGCCGAGGATGATGCCGCCACCATTTTCCGGTGATGCCGGGCGGGGGCGGGTTCACGCCAGCGGCACCGCAGCCTGCCTCTTGCCTGTGTTTTTGGGCTTGACAACAGGCTTGGAAGCACCAGAGGCGGGTGATATAGTCGGTTTCGGTCAAATCCTGAACAATGTCATCAGGGTAAGCATGTTTTGCTTCGCCACCCAGGCGAAAGGGGAGAAGGGCGCAGACGCGGCAGTGTGCCGGTCAGTGCTGCGTCACACCATCTGATGGGCAGAAAGTTTTTCAAGGATGCGTGGCAATGAACAACCTGGTGCTTGACGCAACGAAGGTAACACCAAGGGTGCATTTCGATGGAACCAGCGGGGTACTTGAAATCGAGGGGGACTCCTACCCGGAACACTCGCTTCAGTTCTACCAGCCGGTGTTCAAATGGCTGGATGATTTCATCCAGCGGACGACGATTCCCATCGCCTTTCATTTCAAGCTGTCCTATTTCAACACGAGTTCTTCCAAGTGTATTCTCAACATCCTGGAAAAACTGGAAGAAGCCAATCGCAATGGACGGCAGGTGAGTTTGCACTGGCACTATCGTGAAGATGATGAAGATATTCGGGAGAGTGGGGAGGAGTTTGCCGAGGATTTGAGTTTGACGTTCCAGTTTGTCAAGCACTGACCCGGTTTGGGGAGTACAGCGCGCAGCGCCGTTGGCTCTGGGGGGCTGTGGCAGAGACGGTAAAAGCTCGTGGGTATTGAAGCGCAGGCAAAGCGAAATGCAGAGGCGGTGTACGCCGAGGAAGAAGCCGTTGCTGCGGAAGCGGCCCGGGTGGCCGATGATCCGACAGTGACCTTCGATGCGCTGTGCGAACACTACCGGTTTTTGTCCCAGAAATACCGTCACGCCATTCGCCAGCTCATCAAGCTCACGCACGTCAGCGACATGTTTCAGGGCAAGCTGCTGCGAATGCAGGAGGAACTGGAGCGACGCAATGCCGAACTCGAACAAGCCCGTGCGCACCTGGAACAGGCCAATCAGGCGCTCCACCGGTTGTCCTACCTGGATGCCCTGACGGGCGTGGCCAATCGGCGGCACTTCAACGAGTATCTCGATCAGGAATGGCGCCGGGCCATGCGCAAGCAGGCCTCGCTGTCGCTGATACTTCTGGATGTGGATCACTTCAAGCGGCTCAACGACATAGCCGGTCATCAGTATGGCGATGACTGTCTCCGGCAGGTGGGTGCGGCGCTGGCGGCGAGCGTGCGGCGTGCCGGCGATCTGGCCGCGCGCTACGGCGGCGAGGAATTTGCCGTCATCCTGCCCGATGCCCAACCGGACTGGGTGATGTCCTTTGCCGAGGAAGTCCGGCAGGCGATTGCGGCGCTGGAGATTCCGCATCCGGTGTCGCCGTATGGCGTCCTGACGGTCAGTGTCGGGGCGGCGACGGCTGTGGCCGTGGAACAACAAGGGGTGAGTTCGCTGATCGCGGCCGCTGACAAGGCGCTGTATGCCGCGAAAGAAGCCGGGCGCAATCGGGTTTCATGCGCGCCCATCCTGTCGGTAGGCAATGGATGACCGATGCAACCCGTCGGCCGGTTGATCTGGAGGCACAATGATGGCGGAAGACCTGTTCCGGCTCTATCAGGACATGAGTCAGCGTAAGATTTGGCTGGCCTTCAAAGGGGCGATCTCGCAGGATGTCCTTGTGGAGCTGGGTACGCTGCTCAAAAACAAGTCGGTCCTTGACCGCAAGGTGAAAAAGGTTTTCGCCATTTTCATCGAGATGACCCAGAACATCCTGCATTATTCGGCCGAGACGGAAACCGTTCCCTTTGGGGGCAATGGGGCGGTTCATCCCGTCGGGGTCGGCGTGGTGGTCGTATCGGAATCGGCAGATGACTACTCAGTGTCAGCCGGCAATGTCGTCACGGCCGAGCAGATGGACTACCTGCGCGAGCAGTGTGAGCGCATCCACAACTCGGATGCCAGCCAGCTCAAGCAGTACTATGACGAGCGGCTCAAGGCGGAACATACCCGGGCTGGAAGCAAGGGGGCCGGGTTGGGCCTGATTGACATTGCCCGCAAGGCCGATTTTCCGCTGGACTATGAAATGCGCCCGATTGCTGACGGGCGGGCTTTCTTTGTTATCACAGCGCGGATTGCCAAGACACTTTCCGCCTGATCGCCTGACGGCGACAGTGAACCCTTCACGGCCAACCCTTCGGATTCCCACCGGTCTGGACTGCCATGGCGAAAGACTCCAACCATGCCAATGCGTTCGAGCTGTTTGCCGAGGAACGCGCGCTTGTGGCGGCCGCCCATGAACTGGTTCAGCAGGGTGAATTTTCACCGGCGGAGTGGCAGTCCCACTATGCGAAGCTGCTCAGGAAGTATGAAACCCTGTTGCGCCAGGCCATCAAGATCACGGGTTCGGGCGATGCCATTCAGAGCCGTCTCATTCGGACCCAGGCTCAACTCGATGCGCGCAACACGGAACTGCGCCACGTCAACGACCGCCTGCGTGAACTGGACCGGGTCAAAGCGGCCTTTACGGCCATGCTCGTCCATGACCTGAAATCGCCGCTGAGTGTCGTCAAAGCCACGCTTGAGCTTCTGGCCGAGGAACCGACGGTTTCCGGTGGCCCCTATGCCCAACTGGTCACGGCGGCCAGTCACAGCACGGAAACCATGCTGATGCTGATCAATGAGATGCTGGATGTGGCGCGGTCGGAAAGCCAGGAAATCACGCTGGAGAGCCGGCGCCTGGACCTCGTGACCTGCCTGAACGAACTCCTTGAGGAAGTGCGGGTGGCGGCGCGTCCAAAGCAGATTGATGTCCTGCTGATGTGCAGCCCGGTTCCGCCAGTTTTGGGAGACTGGTCGAAGCTGCGGCGGGTGCTGACCAATCTTACCTCCAACGCCATCAAGTTTACGCCGGTCGGTGGGCAGCTCCGGCTCAGTTGTCACGTGGAGGGCCACCCCGAAAAACCACGCCAGAAGCTGGTCATCATCCGCGTTGCCGACACCGGGGAAGGTATTCCCGAAGCCGACCTGCCTTACATTTTTGACCCGTACCGCC
This window contains:
- a CDS encoding DUF1987 domain-containing protein; the protein is MNNLVLDATKVTPRVHFDGTSGVLEIEGDSYPEHSLQFYQPVFKWLDDFIQRTTIPIAFHFKLSYFNTSSSKCILNILEKLEEANRNGRQVSLHWHYREDDEDIRESGEEFAEDLSLTFQFVKH
- a CDS encoding diguanylate cyclase; this encodes MGIEAQAKRNAEAVYAEEEAVAAEAARVADDPTVTFDALCEHYRFLSQKYRHAIRQLIKLTHVSDMFQGKLLRMQEELERRNAELEQARAHLEQANQALHRLSYLDALTGVANRRHFNEYLDQEWRRAMRKQASLSLILLDVDHFKRLNDIAGHQYGDDCLRQVGAALAASVRRAGDLAARYGGEEFAVILPDAQPDWVMSFAEEVRQAIAALEIPHPVSPYGVLTVSVGAATAVAVEQQGVSSLIAAADKALYAAKEAGRNRVSCAPILSVGNG
- a CDS encoding SiaB family protein kinase, with translation MMAEDLFRLYQDMSQRKIWLAFKGAISQDVLVELGTLLKNKSVLDRKVKKVFAIFIEMTQNILHYSAETETVPFGGNGAVHPVGVGVVVVSESADDYSVSAGNVVTAEQMDYLREQCERIHNSDASQLKQYYDERLKAEHTRAGSKGAGLGLIDIARKADFPLDYEMRPIADGRAFFVITARIAKTLSA
- a CDS encoding sensor histidine kinase KdpD, translating into MAKDSNHANAFELFAEERALVAAAHELVQQGEFSPAEWQSHYAKLLRKYETLLRQAIKITGSGDAIQSRLIRTQAQLDARNTELRHVNDRLRELDRVKAAFTAMLVHDLKSPLSVVKATLELLAEEPTVSGGPYAQLVTAASHSTETMLMLINEMLDVARSESQEITLESRRLDLVTCLNELLEEVRVAARPKQIDVLLMCSPVPPVLGDWSKLRRVLTNLTSNAIKFTPVGGQLRLSCHVEGHPEKPRQKLVIIRVADTGEGIPEADLPYIFDPYRQVQASEKKGLGVGLGLAIAKRITEAHGGTIVVESQVGQGTCFTITLPAAETSIRLTPAAGLAAPGAENPA